AAAGTAGGTATAATTGGTCTAGAGGTAATAGCTCAAATAAACTATTTGAGTACATGGCATCAGGAAAACCAATAATATCAACAGTCAAAATAGGATATTCACCAATTGAAAAATACAACTGTGGCATTACACTAGCGCAAGATACATCTATAGCGCTTGCTGATGGGATACTAGAAATCTATAATATGTCAAAAGATGAATATTTAACGATGAGCAACAATGCGATTGAAGGTGCAAAAGATTTTGATTATGTAGAACTCACAAAGAAATTAGTGTCAGTCATGGAAAGAGAATTTTAATGATTCAATGTTCTAATACACTTGTCAGAGACTGTGACTCAGCAAGCATAGGATTGACATTACATTTCACTCAGACTATCTAAAACAGTAAAATGATAAATTGAATAACGATGCATAGACTCACTTTTTAATTGGGTTAATAGATCAAGAACTGTTTTTCAGGGTGTTAAGTATAAAACCTTTCGTTTATCTTTGGAATTAGTGAATGCGAAAAATAAATCCAATGATTCAAAGACAATGGGGAATAAGAGAAGCATATCAAGAAGTGATATGTCCCGATTTCGGTAGAAATCATAATATATAGACAAGGCGTAAAAGTAAGGTAAAACAGGTATTCAAATAATAAAAAGTGATTCATTAGGATACTAAGGGGGAAATATGAAACCAAATTTAAATGTAATTGGATTAGGTTATATAGGATTGCCGACAGCGTTGATGTTTGCAAAGAACGGTGTTGATGTTGTAGGTACTGATTTGAATAATAAACTTGTCGAGTCACTATCTAAAGGCGATTTAACGTTTGAGGAGGATGGGCTTGAGTCTTTATTTAGTGAAGCAAGAAATAACGGAATTAAATTCACTACGGAATACTTTAAAACCAATATTTATATTGTTGCAGTCCCAACTCCATATGAAAGTTCAAGTAAAAAATTGGATCCGAAGTATGTTATTGCTGCAGTAAATAATATATTAGATATATGTGAGCCACAATCAATTATCATTATTGAGTCTACAATTTCACCTGGTTCTATTGATAAGTATATTCGTCCAATTATCGAGAACAGAAACATAACCATTGGCAAGGATGTTCATTTAGTTCATGCACCCGAGAGAATCATTCCAGGGAATATGATTTACGAACTAGAACACAATTCGCGAACCATAGGAGCAGATGATGCTTCTATTGGAGAAAAGGTAAAGGAACTCTATGCCACTTTCTGTAAATCTGAAATTGTTGTAACTGATATAAGATCAGCAGAAATGTCAAAAGTTGTTGAAAATACATTTAGGGATGTAAATATAGCATTCAGTAATGAGTTAGCAAAAATTTGCAGGTCTGATGATATGGATGTTTATGAGATAATTCGAATTGCCAATTTTCATCCAAGAGTCAATATATTACAACCGGGTCCTGGAGTTGGCGGGCATTGTATATCTGTAGATCCATGGTTCTTAGTAGGGGATTATCCTGATTTGGCAAACTTGATCCATACTGCAAGAAAAGTCAATGATTCAATGCCTGTGCACGTAATAGGCAGGATACAAGATATAATGAGCGACAATGGAATTAATGATATTTCTAAAGTTGGAATATATGGGTTAACGTATAAAGAGAATGTTGATGACACACGAGAAAGTCCAACCCTTCAGTTGCTTGAAAAAATGGAAAATCACTTAGCAAGTAGGATCAAAGTGTATGATCCATACGTTAAAGAGAAAATAGTAGAGTGTCAAGTTATGGATTTTGAAGATTTCTTAAATGATGTTGAGCTTCTAGTTATAATTACAGCTCATGATCATATCAAGAGTAGTCTTAACATAGTAAAACATAAATTGATCCTTGACACAAAAAATATCTGTGATTTTGATGGCATCTACAAACTTTAAGAATGGACTAATTAAAAATGAAAAAAGTAATGGTGGTCTTTGGCACTAGACCAGAAGCGATAAATGTATTTGTCAACTGAATAATGGTCCAAATCTCAATTGAAAACTGGTCCACTACCGTTTGTCATTCTTTGCTCTTTAGCCAAGCAATTGTTTCTTCAACACGATAACTCTCTCCACTCATATTTAATAGATGTGATTTATAGGTTAAGCGGTCGACTAGAGCAGTTGTTAGAATGGGGTCTTTGAATATTTCTTCCCATCTATCGAACATTAAATTTGTTGTAATAATCATAGAGCCCACTGTTATTCTATTTGAGATTAGATTGAATAGAATTTCACTTCCTTCTTTATCAAATGATACATAGCCGAGTTCATCAAGAATTACTAGATCAAATTTTTCAAACTTCTTTTTGTATTGCGTAATTTGATTTTTTGACATAGCTTCTTTTAACTCTATAATTAGATTAGGAACGCTGATAAATAGCACTTTTTTATTTTCTAGACAAGCTTTGATTCCAAGTGCGGTCGCATAATGTGTTTTTCCCATTCCAGGATTACTCATTAAGATAATGTTTTCTTTATTTTCTATAAAGTTCAATGTTTCCAGTTCTTTAAACTTTCGTTTTAATTCTGAATTAAATTTTACAGTCGTAAAATCCTCCAATGTCTTGTTTTGAGGAAATCGAGCAGCACGAATGCGTTGTTTTATTCCGTTGTCACGACGATTGTTTCGTTCGCAATAAAGCAGTTCGTTAAGAAATTCTTGAAAATCCAATCCTTTGTGTTTCGCTTCCTGTATTGCTGCTTCATAGTGTGTTTTTATGAATGAAAGTTTTAATTCTTTTGACAATTGTTCAATTGTTTCCATTAATTTATCTCCTAGTGCATTAATTGGCTTATTTTCTTAAGTTGTTTACGTGATTGTTCTTGTATGCTGTCATCATACTCAACGGTGTCAATTGTATTTGAAACCAACCGATACTTTAAAGCATCTTTGAGCGTTTTATACGTTTCATTCCTGTTTTCTTGAAGAATTTCTATGAACTCTTTAGTTCTTGTTTTATAATGATTATGGTAGATGTTATAAAGCTCAGGATGTTGTTTTAGGACAAGTGAATTCTTTACAGATCCCGGCTTAGTCATCATTGTATTCAGATAGTGGTCCAACACAAGCTGATATTGATGATGACCATCTATCTTTTTATGTTCGTACACAAATGTGTGATTTGAATAGATGCGTATCGAATTTACGGTGTTTTTGACCGTAACTCTTTTGTGTTGGAGATAGTCTGGGACTGAATAAAAATTATTTTCAACGTGTATACAACCAT
This DNA window, taken from Erysipelothrix larvae, encodes the following:
- the istB gene encoding IS21-like element helper ATPase IstB; this encodes METIEQLSKELKLSFIKTHYEAAIQEAKHKGLDFQEFLNELLYCERNNRRDNGIKQRIRAARFPQNKTLEDFTTVKFNSELKRKFKELETLNFIENKENIILMSNPGMGKTHYATALGIKACLENKKVLFISVPNLIIELKEAMSKNQITQYKKKFEKFDLVILDELGYVSFDKEGSEILFNLISNRITVGSMIITTNLMFDRWEEIFKDPILTTALVDRLTYKSHLLNMSGESYRVEETIAWLKSKE
- a CDS encoding nucleotide sugar dehydrogenase, whose translation is MKPNLNVIGLGYIGLPTALMFAKNGVDVVGTDLNNKLVESLSKGDLTFEEDGLESLFSEARNNGIKFTTEYFKTNIYIVAVPTPYESSSKKLDPKYVIAAVNNILDICEPQSIIIIESTISPGSIDKYIRPIIENRNITIGKDVHLVHAPERIIPGNMIYELEHNSRTIGADDASIGEKVKELYATFCKSEIVVTDIRSAEMSKVVENTFRDVNIAFSNELAKICRSDDMDVYEIIRIANFHPRVNILQPGPGVGGHCISVDPWFLVGDYPDLANLIHTARKVNDSMPVHVIGRIQDIMSDNGINDISKVGIYGLTYKENVDDTRESPTLQLLEKMENHLASRIKVYDPYVKEKIVECQVMDFEDFLNDVELLVIITAHDHIKSSLNIVKHKLILDTKNICDFDGIYKL